The following are from one region of the Rhizobium sullae genome:
- a CDS encoding GNAT family N-acetyltransferase, whose product MHKHDLVYLTEDASHDAAIEHINEEAFGPGRHTRAAARIREQGPHDLSLSFICTDDGETIASVRMTPVMAGEVKGHLLGPLAVRPSHKNMGIGRELVRIAVEAARSKGSEAVILVGDPPYYCPLGFERVAYNALAFPGPVDPARVLAVPIAENAHQRLKGIIGWRA is encoded by the coding sequence ATGCACAAGCACGATCTGGTCTACCTCACCGAGGATGCGTCTCACGACGCGGCTATCGAACACATCAACGAAGAAGCATTCGGCCCCGGCCGGCATACGCGTGCCGCGGCCCGCATCCGCGAACAGGGACCGCACGATCTGTCGCTCTCCTTCATCTGCACCGATGATGGCGAAACGATCGCTTCCGTCAGAATGACGCCGGTCATGGCGGGCGAGGTGAAGGGGCACCTGCTCGGGCCGCTCGCTGTCCGGCCATCGCACAAGAATATGGGCATCGGGCGCGAACTCGTGCGGATCGCGGTGGAGGCGGCAAGGAGCAAGGGCTCCGAGGCCGTCATCCTCGTCGGCGATCCGCCTTACTATTGCCCGCTCGGCTTCGAGAGGGTCGCCTACAACGCGCTCGCCTTTCCGGGTCCGGTCGATCCCGCCCGCGTTCTCGCCGTTCCGATTGCCGAAAATGCGCATCAGCGTCTCAAGGGTATAATCGGCTGGCGTGCATAG